The Actinomycetota bacterium sequence GGACCCCAATGACCGCACCACCGACACCGGCATGCTCGGCAGTGACGCTGAGAACCCTGGGCCCGGCCGCGACACCCGCCAGACCGACCCCGCCGCCACCGCCGGCGCGGAGGATTCGGAGGCCACCGCGGCCATGTCCCACCCCGACCCTGACCGCACTCGGCTCGGCAGCCACGAACCTGGCCCGGCTCGGCACTAGCCACTGCCCTGTTCACCGGAGGAGGCGGCGTGCCTGATCGTCATCCCGACCATGACCTCCTGCGCGAGCTGGAGCCGGTGGCCGAGCAGCTGCTGAACCGGCATCTGTCCATGGCCAAAGACTGGCTGCCGCATGAGTACGTGCCCTGGAGCCTGGGTCGCGACTTCGACACAGAGCCCTGGACCCCCGATCAGCCGCGGCTGACCGGCGTCGCCCAGGCCGCCTTCGAGGTCAACCTGCTCACCGAGGACAACCTGCCCAGCTACCACCACCAGCTGCTGGCCAGCTTCGGCCGCGACCGGGCCTGGAGGACCTGGTCGCACCGCTGGACGGCCGAGGAGGGCCGCCACGCGATCGTGCTCCGCGATTATCTGCTGGTCACCCGCAACCTCGACCCGGTCGCCCTGGAACGCGGACGCATGGCCACCATGCAGCAAGGGTGGACGCCGGACACGACGGCGTTGGGGCTGATGGCCTATGCGGCCTTCCAGGAGTTGGCCACCCGGATCTCCCACCGCAACACCGGCCGCTATTCCGAGGACCCGGTGGCCGACAAGATCATGCTGCGGGTGGCCGCCGATGAGAACCTGCACATGATGTTCTACCGCGACATCGTGGCCGCCGCCCTCCAGGTCGATCCCTCGGCCGCGGTCGAGGCGATCACCGGAGAGGTCATCGGCTTCGGCATGCCGGGAGCCGGCATCGAGGGCTTCACCCGCAAAGCCCTGCAGATGGCCCAGGCCGGCATCTATGACCTGCGCATCCACCACGACGAGATCCTGTGGCCGCTGCTGCGCTACTGGAACTTGTTCCAACTTGAAGGACTGCACCCGCGGGCCGAACAGGCCCGGCAGCGGCTCGCCGCCCACCTGGCCAAGATCGACCGACTCGCCAGCCGGTTCGAAGCCAAACGCGCCGCCACCGCCACCGCCAACGAACAAAGCGCGGCCGGCTGAGCACGCAGCACCAAACTCGGCCCCCACCTGCCTCTGGAACCGACGTCGTCACAGTCATTCCAAGCCGCTACCGGTCACTGTCCGGGCCTAGGGCTGCTCTTCATGGGCGTCCTGGTCCTTCTCGTGACAAGGACAAGACATGGAGCACCCCATGATCCTGGGGACGATCCGATTGGGTGCTTTGGAGCCGATGCCACCGACCCCGCACACCACGGAAACAAGGCAGATCCAGGCTTAGCGTAGAGGCCGGACCAAACTCGGGTGGGAAGGCAGAC is a genomic window containing:
- a CDS encoding acyl-ACP desaturase, producing MPDRHPDHDLLRELEPVAEQLLNRHLSMAKDWLPHEYVPWSLGRDFDTEPWTPDQPRLTGVAQAAFEVNLLTEDNLPSYHHQLLASFGRDRAWRTWSHRWTAEEGRHAIVLRDYLLVTRNLDPVALERGRMATMQQGWTPDTTALGLMAYAAFQELATRISHRNTGRYSEDPVADKIMLRVAADENLHMMFYRDIVAAALQVDPSAAVEAITGEVIGFGMPGAGIEGFTRKALQMAQAGIYDLRIHHDEILWPLLRYWNLFQLEGLHPRAEQARQRLAAHLAKIDRLASRFEAKRAATATANEQSAAG